Part of the Streptomyces sp. NBC_00457 genome, ACCGGGGTCGGCGCCGGGCTCGTGCTGGGCGGCGGGCTGCACCGGGGCGTGAGCAACAGCGCCGGGGAGTGGGGCCACACCACGCTCGTCCTCGACGGACGGCTGTGCCACTGCGGCAACCACGGCTGCGTCGAGACGTACGTCGGCGCGCCCGGAATCATGCTGAACCTGCGCGAGTTGAGCCCCGGCAGCACGCTGCTGCACCCCGAGGACCAGACGGCCACGATCGACGCGCTGGCGCGTGGTGTCGCCGCGCAGGATCCGGTGGCCCTCAAGGTGGTCCGGGACACCGCCCGTTATCTGGGTGCCGGTATCGCCGATCTCGTCAACATCCTCAACCCCGAAGTGGTCGTGCTCAGCAGCTGGGTCGCCCGCACGCTCGGCGAACCGCTGCTGCACGAAGTGCGCGAGGCCGTCGCCCGGCACGCGCTCAGGCGGCCCCTGGCCGCCACCGAGATCGTCCTCTCCCCCATCCCCACCGACCCGGTGTGCCTGGGCGCGGCGACGTTCGCGCTCGAAGGGGCACTGCAGTCGGTTGGGCAGCGGGGCACGCCGGTGTCGAGAGCGCGAGCGCGCGGAGGCCCGAAGGGTTGAGCACGGTCGCGCCCTCGACACCGGCGTGCCCCGCAGAAAAGGAAACAGCCCGCCACAAAGCGCACCACCCTCGCAAGGAGCCGTACCGCACCACCTTCATGACGACGGAAGGGATGCACGTGACCCACCCCCGCACCACTCACCCCCGCAAGAGATCGGCCCTCCTGACAGCCGCAGCCGCACTCGCTGTCGCAGGCCCTCTCATATCCGCCCCGCCCGCGAGCGCCGCCGACCCGGTGGCCGCGGAAGTCTCCCCCTACGCCGCCCAGACCATCGACAACATCGGTGCGTCCGGCGCCTGGTGGGTCAACGACCTGAAGAACTTCGACCCCAAGGTCCAGGCCCGGGTGGCGAAGCTGCTCTTCTCGTCGCAGGGCCTGGACCTGAGCAACTACCGCTACAACATCGGCGGTGGCGGCACGGCGGTCACCACCCCGTCCCGCGCCCCTGAGGACTTCCGGAACGACGACGGGACGTACGACTGGAGCAAGGACAAGGGCGGCCGTACGTTCCTGTCCTACGCCGCGAAGTACGGCGTCGAGAACCTCGTCGCCTTCGTGAACAGCGCGCCCGCCGAGTGGAAGACCAACGGCAAGAGCTGCGGCGGCTATCTGAAGGCGGAGAACGAGCAGGACTTCGCGAAGTACATCGCCGACATCACCGACCACTTCGCCAAGCGTGGCCAGAGATTCGACCACATCAGCCCCTTCAACGAGCCGACGAACAGCTTCGACTCCTGCGGCCAGGAGGGCATGCTCGTCGACGTCGACCAGCGCGACGACATCGTGCGGGCGCTCGGCGCCGAGCAGGACGCGCGGCGCCAGAAGACCGGCATCATCGCCGACGAGTCCACCAGCACGGTCAAGTTCAACGACGAGGTCCCCCGCTGGATCTCCCAGCCGGGCACGGCCCAGTACGTCGACAAGCTCGCCCACCACACGTATGACAACCCCAGCGACGCCAACCGCGCGCAGGTCTACGAGACGGCCAAGAAGGCCGGCATCGAGTCCTGGTCCACCGAGGTCTGCTGCTTCGGCAAGGGCGGCACCGGCTGGGCGCAGGAGTACGACCCGACGATCGACGGCGGTCTGAACCTCTCCCGGATCATCCACAAGGACTTCGCGACCGCGCACGACTCGGCGTTCCACTGGTGGGTCGCCCTGTCGGAGATGATCGGCACCGACCCGTACGCGAAGAACGACTCCGGCTGGAACGACGGCCTGATCTATTACGACCCCGATTACGCCACGAACGGCAACCAGACCCTGTACTTCACCAAGCGCTACTACGCGCTCGGCCAGTACAGCAAGTTCGTCAAGCCGGGCTCGGTCGCGCACAACGTGACGGGAGTGCCGGACGGCGTCGAGGTGTCGACGTACGACCGCAACGGCAAGTGGGTCGTGGTCGTCAACAACCACAACGCGACGGACAGTTCGCTGAAGTTGCATTTCAACAGCAAGACGCCGGTGCGGGCTTCGCAGGCCGTACGGACGTCGGCGGACGAGAACTGGGCGAAGGTGGCCAAGCCGGCGGTGCGCGGATCGACCGTCTCCGCCTCCCTGCCCGCCCGGTCCATCACGACGTACGTCCTCGACCAGAAGGGCCGCGGCAGTTCGGCGATCACGGGCGCGCTGCAGGGGCAGCAGTCCGGGAAGTGCCTGACGGCGGACGCCTCCGGGGCCGCGATCAACGCCTGCACGGGCGCGGACGCGCAGGACTGGTCGTACGACGCGAAGGGCGCGCTGAAGGGCTCCGGCGGCTATCTGACGGCCGGGAGTGCGGGCCTGACGATCAGCGCGGCCTTCACGGGTGACGCCGGTCAGCGCTGGCTGCTCAACTCCAACGGGCAGATCGTGAACGAGGCGTCCGGGACGTGCCTGGACGTCGGCGGACAGGCGACGGCCGACGGCAGCAAGGTGGGCCTTTGGTCCTGCAACGGCGGGACCAATCAGGCCTGGTTCCGTCAGTAACCCTTCCTGATCGATGAGTTGGCGGGCCGCTGGTGCGGCGGCCCGCCACCGGGCATGTCCGGTATCCCGAACGCCACACAACGCTTCGAGCAGACTTCGTCCAACCCCTTGCCGAAGGCTTAGCCGAAGGTTAACGTCCCGCACCGCAAGCCGAATTGAGCCACCGGTTGAGCCACCGGCCGTCGCGCCGTGGAGCCGCAGCCGTACTCGAGACAAGGACGTCAACATGTCGGCATTCAGCAACACCAACTGGGACCGTCGAAACGTGCTGCGGGCCGCGATGGGTCTGGCCGCCGCCGGCGGACTGGCCGCGTGCGGCGGCAACACCGGGCGAGCCGGCGGAGGCTCGGGCGACGGCCTCGTGCAGTACTTCCACGCGTACGGCGAGGCGGGTGTCGAGCAGGCGGTCAAGAAGTACGCCAAGGCCTACAAGGACGCCAACGTCACCACCCAGTGGATCACCGGCAACAACTTCGAGCAGAAGCTGTTCGCCGCGCTGCTCACCAAGAACGCGCCGGACGTCTTCGAGTTCCACCCGCAGATCCAGCTCATCAAGAGCGGCCAGGTGGCGGACCTGACCGACATCATCGAGCCGGTCAAGAACGACTTCAACGCGGCCGACATCAAGTCGCACACGGTCGACGGCAAGATATACGGCGTCCGGATGATCGACGACCCGCAGTTCTTCTTCTACCGGCCCTCGCTCTTCGAGAAGGCCAAGGTCGAGGTGCCGACCACGCTGGAGGAACTGGTCGAGGCCGCCGCCAAGCTCAAGACCGGCAAGGTCAAGGGCGCGTACCTCGGCAACGACCTCACCCCGGTCCAGCACAACCTGATCTGGTCGGCCGGCGCCGACACCCTCACCGCGGACAACAAGGCCGCCTTCAACACCGACGAGGTCGCCGAGGGCCTGAAGCAGTTGCGTGGCCTGTTCACCAGCGGCGACCTGCTCCTCGGCGCCCCCGCGGACTGGTGGGACCCGTCGGCCTTCACCCAGGGCCTGACGGCGATCCAGTGGTGCGGCATGTGGGCGATGCCCGCGATGATCGAGGCGCTCGGCGACGACATCGGCATCTTCCCGTTCCCGAAGGTCGGCTCCGCCGGCAAGGAGTCGGTCTACAACGGCGGCTGGTCGATGTTCGTCAACGCCAAGAGCAAGAACGTCGAGGCGGCCAAGGAGTACGTGAAGTGGCTGTGGATCGACCAGAAGGAATACCAGGAGGACTTCGCCACCTCCTACGGCTTCCACATCCCGCCGCGCACCTCGCTCGCCGAGTCCGCCACCAAGCTGAAGTCCGGCCTTCCGGCCGAGGGCGTGAAGCTGTTCAACGAGTTCGGCCACTTCGACAACATCGGCTGGACCCAGGCCATGATCGCCGCCGTGAACGACGTGATGGCGAACTCCGTCCGCAAGAACAGTGACCCCAAGTCCCAGCTCGCCGCCGCTGAGAAGAAGGTCAACGCAGAGCTCAAGAAGCTCTTCGGATAGGGCGCCGGACGGATCTCGACATGTCGACCACCACCACACCCGGGGTCGCCAAGAACCCCGCCCCGGCCAAGGTCTCCAAGGCCCGGCCGCGGCGGGGCCTCAGGGCGAACAGCACCTTCAACTTCTGGCTCTTCACCGGCCCGTTCCTGATCGGCCTGGTGATCTTCGTCTTCGTGCCCATCGGCTGGAGCCTGTATCTCAGCTTCTTCGAGGCACGGTTCACGGTCACGCCGAGCGAGTTCGTCGGCCTGGAGAACTACAAGCAGATCCTGACGGACACGGACTTCAGGAACTCCCTCGTCACCTTCACCGTCTTCGCGGCGTTCATCGTGCCCACCACCTGGGCGCTGTCGCTCGGGCTGGCGCTGATGGTGAACCGGCTGCGGTTCATGCAGGCGTTCTTCCGGTCGGTGTTCTTCCTGCCGACCGCCGTCAGCTACGCGGCCGCCGCGCTGATCTGGAAGATGTCCATCTTCAACGGCGTCCGCTTCGGTATGGCCAACACGTTCCTCGGCTGGTTCGGGGTCGAGAACATCGCCTGGCTCGACAATCCCGATCCGCCCTGGTACTGGCTGGTCATCGTGACCGTCCGGCTCTGGCTGCAGGCCGGTTTCTACATGATCCTCTTCCTGGCGGCGCTGCAGAACATCCCCAGGGAGCTGTACGAGGCCGCCGCCATCGACGGCGCCAAGCCGGGCTGGCAGACCTTCCGCTACATCACGCTGCCCCAGCTGCGGGCGACGTCCACCGCGGTGATCCTGCTGCTGCTCATCGCCGCCTACCAGGCCTTCGACGAGTTCTTCATCCTGCTCGGCAAGGCCACGTGGGGCATGCCGCCCCTGGTCGAGCTGTACAAGATGGCGCTGGGCGAGAACCAGAACTACGGCGCGGGCAGCGCGGGTGCGCTGGTCCTGACCGTGCTCATCTGCCTCGTGACCCTGCTCCAGGGCAAGATCATGGGCTTCGGAAGGGGGGACGAGTCCCAGTGACCACCACAGCACCCGACGTCAGGAAGCCGGCGAAGGCCAAGCGCCCCGGCGGCGTCATGAGCAACACCGGTCTCTACATCGCGACCTGCGTGGCCGCCGTCCTCTTCCTCGTCCCGTTCTATCTGATCGTCCGCAACGCCTTCATGACGGACCCGGAGATCACGGGCGAGGAGTGGAAGTGGTTCCCCACCGACATCCAGTGGGGCAACGTCACCGAGCCGTTCGACGACGTCACGGTCGACTTCGCCCGGTCGATGTGGAACTCGCTGGTCGTCGCCGTCCTGCACACCACGGGCATCCTCCTGATCTGCTCGCTGGCCGGATACGGCCTCGCCCGCATCCCGTACAAGCACGCCAACAAGGTCTTCTACGTCGTACTGGCCACCCTGATGGTGCCCACGGCCGTGACCTTCGTGCCGAGCTTCGTGCTCGTCTCGTCGCTCGGCTGGGTGGACAGCTACCGCGGTCTCATCATTCCGGGCCTGTTCAGTGGTTTCACCTGCTTCCTGTTCCGGCAGTACTTCTTGGGGTTCCCGAAGGAGCTGGAGGAGGCGGCGCGTGTGGACGGGCTCGGCTACTGGGGCGCGTACTGGCGTGTCGTCGTGCCCAACTCGCTGAACTTCTTCGCGGCGATCGCGACGATCACCTTCATCGCGGGCTGGAACGCCTTCCTGTGGCCCCTGGTCATCGGCCAGGATCCCAGCGCGTGGACGGTGCAGGTCGCCCTCTCGACGTACGCGACCAACCAGTCCGTCAACTACCACCTGATCTTCATGGCCACGGCCATTTCCATCCTGCCCCTGGTGTTCGTGTTCCTCTTCCTCCAACGCTGGCTGGTCCAGGGGATCGCGCAGACCGGCATCAAGGGCTGACGCCCTCTTCTGAAGACCTGGAGACCGATGACTTTCCGCACCACCCCATCCGTCGACTACGTCGAGGACGTCTCACCGGGCAGCGGGGCCCTGCCGCCCCGCGCCTGGTACGCGGACTCCGACGCCACGTCGCTCTCCCTCAACGGCAGCTGGCGCTTCCGCCTGTCCGCGACGGCGGACGCCGAGGACGGCTCCTTCGCGCAGGAGGGATACGACACCGGGGAATGGGCCGAGGTCACGGTCCCCGGGCACTGGGTCCTCCAGGGCGACGGCGCGTTCGGTTCGCCCATCTATACGAACCACCTGTACCCCTTCCCGGTGGACCCGCCGCACGTCCCGACCGAGAACCCGACCGGCGACCACGTCCGCGTCTTCGACCTGCCGGCCGACTGGCCCGGCGACGGCGGCGCCGTCCTGCGTTTCGACGGTGTCGAGTCCTGCGCCCGCGTCTGGCTGAACGGCACGGAGCTCGGCGAGTTCAAGGGCTCCCGGCTGCCGCACGAGTTCGCGGTCGGGCCGCTGCTGAAGCCGACGGGCAACGTGCTGGCCGTCCGGGTGCACCAGTGGTCCGCGGGGTCGTACCTGGAGGACCAGGACCAGTGGTGGCTGCCCGGCATCTTCCGTGATGTCACCCTGCTGCACCGCCCGTCGGGCAGCGCGGGCGACTTCTTCGTGCAGGCCTCCTACGACCACACCACCGGCGAGGGCACCCTGCGCGTCGACTCCGACGTCGAGGGGCGGGTGTCCGTGCCCGCACTGGACATCGATGTCGCGACCGGCGAGCCGGTGACCGTCCCCGTCCAGCCGTGGTCCGCCGAGACACCGAAGCTGTACGACGGTGAGCTGATCACGGCGGGCGAGCGCGTGCCGCTGCGCATCGGTTTCCGGACCGTCGTGCTCGAAGACGGCCTGATCAAGGTCAACGGCAAGGCGATCCTCTTCAAGGGCGTCAACCGGCACGAGTGGCATCCCGAGAAGGGCCGCGCCCTGGACCTTGCGACCATGCGCGAGGACGTGCTGCTGATGAAGCGGCACAACCTCAACGCGGTGCGCACCTCCCACTACCCGCCGCACCCGGCCTTCCTGGACCTGTGCGACGAGTACGGCCTCTGGGTCATCGACGAGTGCGACCTGGAGACCCACGGCTTCACCGAGCAGGCCTGGCGCGACAATCCCGTGGACGACGACCGCTGGACGCCGGCCCTGCTCGACCGCGCCGCCCGCATGGTCGAACGCGACAAGAACCACCCGTCGGTCGTCATCTGGTCCCTCGGCAACGAGGCCGGCACCGGCCGCGGGCTGACCGCGATGGCCGAGTGGATCCACGGCCGGGACGACTCGCGGCTCGTGCACTACGAGGGCGACATCGACTGCCGTGACACCGACATGTACTCGCGGATGTACGCGGGCCATGAGGAGGTCGAGCGGATCGGCGCCGGGCTGGACGGCGGCACCCACAAGCGACGCCAACTCCCCTTCATCCTCTGCGAGTACGGCCACGCCATGGGCAACGGCCCCGGCGGCATCGCCGACTACCAGCGGATCTTCGAGTCGTACGACCGGCTCCAGGGCGGCTTCATCTGGGAGTGGATCGACCACGGGATCAAGGACGCGCGGTTCGGCTTCGCCTACGGCGGCGACTTCGGCGAGGAGCTGCACGACGGCAACTTCGTCTGCGACGGGCTGATCTTCCCGGACCGCAAGCCCTCGCCGGGGCTCGTCGAGTACAAGAAGGTCATCGAGCCCGTCCGCATCGAGGGCGACGGCGCGGACGGCACCGTACGGGTGACGAACGCGTACGACTTCGCCGACCTGTCGGCGCTGGCCTTCGAGTGGTCGTACCAGGTGGACGGCGAGACGGTCGAGGCGGGCAGCCTGTCCGTGCCCCCGCTGGCGCCGGGCGAGTCGGCGGAGGTGAAGCTGCCGGCGCCGCCTCCGGCGGACGGGCGTGGGGCCGAGACGCAGTGGACGGTGCGGGCGTTGCTGGCGGAGGACACCGCGTGGGGGAACAAGGACCACGAGGTGGCCTGGGCTCAACTGCCCGTCGCTGGGCGGTCGTTGCCGTCCGTCGTGGCAAGCGACACTCCCTCTGCGAGCGAGCGGCTGATCTATGTCGGCCCGGCGTCCTTCGACGTACGTACCGGTGCGCTGAAGACGATCGGCGGGCTGAACGTCACGGACCTCCGTCTCGACGTGTGGCGAGCGCCGACCGACAACGACGAGGGCGCCTCCTGGCAGGACGACGTCCGCTGGGCGCAGATGTGGCGCAAGTACGGCCTGCACCGCATGCGACACCGCCTGGACGGCGTCGAGTTGAGCGACGACGCGTTGACCGTACGGACCCGGGTGGCGCCAGCCGCCTGGGAGGTGGGCCTGCG contains:
- a CDS encoding carbohydrate ABC transporter permease, with product MTTTAPDVRKPAKAKRPGGVMSNTGLYIATCVAAVLFLVPFYLIVRNAFMTDPEITGEEWKWFPTDIQWGNVTEPFDDVTVDFARSMWNSLVVAVLHTTGILLICSLAGYGLARIPYKHANKVFYVVLATLMVPTAVTFVPSFVLVSSLGWVDSYRGLIIPGLFSGFTCFLFRQYFLGFPKELEEAARVDGLGYWGAYWRVVVPNSLNFFAAIATITFIAGWNAFLWPLVIGQDPSAWTVQVALSTYATNQSVNYHLIFMATAISILPLVFVFLFLQRWLVQGIAQTGIKG
- a CDS encoding glycoside hydrolase family 2 TIM barrel-domain containing protein — encoded protein: MTFRTTPSVDYVEDVSPGSGALPPRAWYADSDATSLSLNGSWRFRLSATADAEDGSFAQEGYDTGEWAEVTVPGHWVLQGDGAFGSPIYTNHLYPFPVDPPHVPTENPTGDHVRVFDLPADWPGDGGAVLRFDGVESCARVWLNGTELGEFKGSRLPHEFAVGPLLKPTGNVLAVRVHQWSAGSYLEDQDQWWLPGIFRDVTLLHRPSGSAGDFFVQASYDHTTGEGTLRVDSDVEGRVSVPALDIDVATGEPVTVPVQPWSAETPKLYDGELITAGERVPLRIGFRTVVLEDGLIKVNGKAILFKGVNRHEWHPEKGRALDLATMREDVLLMKRHNLNAVRTSHYPPHPAFLDLCDEYGLWVIDECDLETHGFTEQAWRDNPVDDDRWTPALLDRAARMVERDKNHPSVVIWSLGNEAGTGRGLTAMAEWIHGRDDSRLVHYEGDIDCRDTDMYSRMYAGHEEVERIGAGLDGGTHKRRQLPFILCEYGHAMGNGPGGIADYQRIFESYDRLQGGFIWEWIDHGIKDARFGFAYGGDFGEELHDGNFVCDGLIFPDRKPSPGLVEYKKVIEPVRIEGDGADGTVRVTNAYDFADLSALAFEWSYQVDGETVEAGSLSVPPLAPGESAEVKLPAPPPADGRGAETQWTVRALLAEDTAWGNKDHEVAWAQLPVAGRSLPSVVASDTPSASERLIYVGPASFDVRTGALKTIGGLNVTDLRLDVWRAPTDNDEGASWQDDVRWAQMWRKYGLHRMRHRLDGVELSDDALTVRTRVAPAAWEVGLRTVYRWTSDGTRLKLTVSVAPEGDWTVPLPRLGIRFGLAQADQVKWFGGGPGEAYPDTKSASMLGLWHSSVDELQTPYVRPQENGARADVRWAELGGLRIEGDPEFWFSARRWTNEQLDAAQHLTDLTPGTASDSGSAAGVWVNLDHGQHGIGSQSCGPGPLPRYFLRAEPAEFSFVFSVTEPR
- a CDS encoding ABC transporter substrate-binding protein; this translates as MSAFSNTNWDRRNVLRAAMGLAAAGGLAACGGNTGRAGGGSGDGLVQYFHAYGEAGVEQAVKKYAKAYKDANVTTQWITGNNFEQKLFAALLTKNAPDVFEFHPQIQLIKSGQVADLTDIIEPVKNDFNAADIKSHTVDGKIYGVRMIDDPQFFFYRPSLFEKAKVEVPTTLEELVEAAAKLKTGKVKGAYLGNDLTPVQHNLIWSAGADTLTADNKAAFNTDEVAEGLKQLRGLFTSGDLLLGAPADWWDPSAFTQGLTAIQWCGMWAMPAMIEALGDDIGIFPFPKVGSAGKESVYNGGWSMFVNAKSKNVEAAKEYVKWLWIDQKEYQEDFATSYGFHIPPRTSLAESATKLKSGLPAEGVKLFNEFGHFDNIGWTQAMIAAVNDVMANSVRKNSDPKSQLAAAEKKVNAELKKLFG
- a CDS encoding carbohydrate ABC transporter permease; amino-acid sequence: MSTTTTPGVAKNPAPAKVSKARPRRGLRANSTFNFWLFTGPFLIGLVIFVFVPIGWSLYLSFFEARFTVTPSEFVGLENYKQILTDTDFRNSLVTFTVFAAFIVPTTWALSLGLALMVNRLRFMQAFFRSVFFLPTAVSYAAAALIWKMSIFNGVRFGMANTFLGWFGVENIAWLDNPDPPWYWLVIVTVRLWLQAGFYMILFLAALQNIPRELYEAAAIDGAKPGWQTFRYITLPQLRATSTAVILLLLIAAYQAFDEFFILLGKATWGMPPLVELYKMALGENQNYGAGSAGALVLTVLICLVTLLQGKIMGFGRGDESQ
- a CDS encoding glycoside hydrolase gives rise to the protein MHVTHPRTTHPRKRSALLTAAAALAVAGPLISAPPASAADPVAAEVSPYAAQTIDNIGASGAWWVNDLKNFDPKVQARVAKLLFSSQGLDLSNYRYNIGGGGTAVTTPSRAPEDFRNDDGTYDWSKDKGGRTFLSYAAKYGVENLVAFVNSAPAEWKTNGKSCGGYLKAENEQDFAKYIADITDHFAKRGQRFDHISPFNEPTNSFDSCGQEGMLVDVDQRDDIVRALGAEQDARRQKTGIIADESTSTVKFNDEVPRWISQPGTAQYVDKLAHHTYDNPSDANRAQVYETAKKAGIESWSTEVCCFGKGGTGWAQEYDPTIDGGLNLSRIIHKDFATAHDSAFHWWVALSEMIGTDPYAKNDSGWNDGLIYYDPDYATNGNQTLYFTKRYYALGQYSKFVKPGSVAHNVTGVPDGVEVSTYDRNGKWVVVVNNHNATDSSLKLHFNSKTPVRASQAVRTSADENWAKVAKPAVRGSTVSASLPARSITTYVLDQKGRGSSAITGALQGQQSGKCLTADASGAAINACTGADAQDWSYDAKGALKGSGGYLTAGSAGLTISAAFTGDAGQRWLLNSNGQIVNEASGTCLDVGGQATADGSKVGLWSCNGGTNQAWFRQ